The following is a genomic window from Coriobacteriia bacterium.
GCCACCGGTGCCGAAGAGGTCGGAACACTGGGCATGCAGGCGTTCCTGAGAGACTACGGCGAGGAGCTCCGCGATTCGCTCATCATCAACATCGACGGCTGCGGCGCCGGAGTTCTGCACTGGGTAAGCGCCGAGGGGATGGCGCGCCGTTATCGCGCGAACGCTCGGCTCGTCGGACTCGCTCGTCGCGTCTCGCGTGAGACCGACACGCTCATCAAGCCGCGGCTCTACAAGGGGATGTCGACGGACGCGACCCCCGCGTTGGCCCGTGGCTACAAGGCCATCAGCATCATGGCGTTCGACCCGAACGGAATGCCGGCCAACTGGCACTGGAAGACCGACACGGTGGACGCTCTGGACCCCGAGCTCATCGAGAAGACGGCGGAGTTCGTGACCGCTATGGTGCGCGAGGCGTAAGGCCGCGCGTTTGTGGCGCCGCCCGGCCGATGCCCGGCGGTCGGCTAGAAGTCCACGTCGTGGTCGACGCGTGCGGTGCGCCGCACGGCGATGCGGCTTGCGTAGAAGCTCATCGCGGTGCCGCCGACCATGAGCACCGTGCTCGCCCAAAACACCGGCAGCATGAACGGTGAACGCTGCAACACGGCTACCACGATGCCGAACACGATGAACCCCAGATGCAGAAGCCCGCTACCGAGCTTCGTGAAGCGCCCCTCAGTGAGGTAACTCGGACCCTTGGCTCCGACGGCGGTCATGACCACCACGGCCACCTGAATGAGGGCCGCGAGTGCGAGGTAGACCGCGATGCCGTCTGCGAGCGAGCGCGTCACGAGGTAGGCTCCGACGCCTCCCGCCACCATGAGTGCGGACACCACGATGAGGGTGCGGCGGGCAAACAGGCGCTTGGGGACGCACAGGCCCATCACGACGACCAGCCCCATGAGCTGCGGGGCCGCGATCGCGTTCATGGCCTCCACGTAGCCCGTGTAGGAGACCTGCTCCCAGCCGGGAATCGTGCGCTGGGCCCACCACACGTAGATCGTCCCGAGGAAGCTTTGCACACCGAGCCCTCCCAGCAGCACCACCGTCAGAACCGTGAGGCCGAAATCCCAAGAGCGCTGGCGCGTAGTCTCTAGTTCGCTCACAGCCCTCTCACCGCCTCGAGGACGAGCGCTGCGAACTGCGTCGGTGCCGCCAGGGCGTAACTGTGGGCACCGGGGACGACGTAGGTGGTCACGTAGGTCAACACCAGAATCGCGAACGATAGCAGCGACAGGCCGGCCACCGTCTTCCACATGCCCTGGCGGCGCAGGTACAGCCGGGCGTGCAGGTAGGCGGTGTACAGAAGCCACATCATGAGCGACATGTTGACCTTGCCGCTCCACCACCAGGAGTCGCCGCTCCACGCCAGGATCGCCCACGGGAAGCCGATGAGCATGCCGAACGTCAGCGGTAGGTAGCCGAAGCGCGCCCACCGGTAGGAGGTCGTCTCGTACGCAGAATGGCGATGCGAGATCATGAGCAGCGTGGCCAGGAACGACAGCGCAAACGCGCCGTAGCTCAGAAACAGAAGCGGGGGATGCACCCACATGTACCAGGCGTTGTAGTAGTACTGCATCGCGTTGTACATGCCCTCGAAGGCCTGCTGCGCGGGCACGCCCCCCATCGAGGTTGCTTGCAGATAGCCGGTGAACTGCCCGATGAAGCCGGGTACGGGATCGGTGAAGGGCTGGCCCACGAGGGCGGCACCTGCGGCCAGAACCGCGGTGATGAGCATCGCGCCCGGCAAGAGTTCTTCTCGGTGGCGCCGCATCACGCTGCCCAGCACCGCGACGGCGAGCGCCCAGACGAAGAGCTTCTCAGACTCCACCCACAGAGGCACCGCCACCCGCCCCGCGATGACGCCGGTAGCGGGATCGACCACGGCCGAAAGCTGCCAGAGCTCGAAGTGGAACCAGGCCAAGACGGCCTCACCCATAAGCAGCAGCCCGGTCATGCCCCCAAGGACCCATCCGCGCCAGCGGCGGGCAGCCGGAAGCACCGCGGCCAGGCCGAGAAGCAGCGCGGCTGCAACCAGTAGCGCTTGGTACGGAGTACCGATCAGCGCAAGCGTCTGCGTCAGCGACTGCAGCTCGGCATAGGTCTGTTCGGGCGAAGCGGGCATCCGCGCTCCAAGATCGGCGACCCCCACAGTATAGATGCTTGGCCCGTATCAGCGGTTCTCGTTAGCCCTATCGCGTGACCCGAATCGTTCGGGAGGTGGCCGATTTCGCGGCAGCGTAGCGGCTGTCGCCCGAGTGCGAGGCGTAGATCCGCCACGTGCCGACGCTGGCGGACAAGAACCGTACCGACGCGCTGTAGCGGGAGTACGTCGAGTAGTTCGTGACCTTCGCCGGAAGGTAGCCACGCGTCTTCCACGTGCCGTTGGCCTGGCGTTGCTGCAGGTAGACACGCATGACCTTCGTCCCCGCCACGTGCCGCGGCTTGAGGTTGCCGTATACCGTGAAGGGTCGGTTGACCTTCGCGCTGGCCGGCACGACGGGGGTTCCTATCGCCGGTCGCGTCTTTGCGATCAAGTTCCAGCCGGACACGTTGCACTGCCCCTTGCCGTTGTCGCCGGTGGCGAGAACCTTGCCGGCCGAGGTCAGGGCGACGGTGTGATACGAGCCGCCCTCGACAGCGGTGACGCTCTTCCAGGAGCCGGTGTTGCGCTGGCCCTCAAGGTTGCGACCGAGCGCCACGACGGTGCCGTCCGTCTTGAGGGCGACCGTGTGCCATCCACCGCCGGCGATGGCCTTGACTCCACTGAGGCCGGAGGTGTTGCACTGGCCGGAGTCGTTAGCGCCCACCGCCACGACGGTGCCGTCGGTCCTCAGCCCAATGGTGTGGGTGATTCCGCACGCGATCGCTTTGATGCCGCGCATCTCGGAGACGTTGCACTGGCCATGGGGGTTCTGGCCGGTTGCTACAACCGTCCCGTCCCTCTTGAGGCCCACGGTGTGGTTCCCGCCGGCAGCGATAGCGATGATATCCCGCCACGTGGAGACGTTGCACTGACCGTAGGCGTTGTAGCCCACAGCGACGACGGTACCGTCTGTTTTCAGGCCCACCGTATGGCCGCCGCCGCCAGCCACTGCTTTGACGTTGCTCCACGCAGATGTGTTGCCTTGTCCGTCGTTGTTGTGGCCGACGACCTTCACCGTGCCGTTCGAAAGCAGGGCGACCGTGTGATAGCCGTGCGCGGAGATCGCGACGACCGACTTGAGGCTGGCTACATTGGTCTGGCCAGCGAAGTTGGAGCCCACTCCTACCGCGGTGCCATTCGACTTGAGCCCGATCGTGTGATCCACTCCGGCGGCCAGCCCCGGCGTTGCCGCGACGGCGGCAGTCGGACTGAGCATCCCCACCGTCCCGAGCACGAGGACGGTGAGTACGGCGACCACTGCTACCTGTCGCTGACTCAGGGTGATAAGCGGCGTGTGAGTTCGCATGCGCGTTCACTCCGTTCGGCCAAGAGGCTTCCCCTGCGTTGGTCCTTCCCCGGGCTCGATAGTAGCAAACGATTGTCGGCCCACGAAATCGAGGTCTGTTGCGCCCTGTGTGCCCGCGGCGCCGGTTTGCTGCTCTTCCCGCGCCACGGGTACACTCACATTCCGTGCACGGGCCGAGGGGTCGTGCCGTCGAAGGGAAGCGCCGCACCCCATGTGGTTCAGCCGATTGCGCAAACGTGTCGAGCGCGCGCTCATCGTTTCGTGGCGCGAGCAGCCCAGCCGTCACGACATCGAGGCTCTGCAGGCGAACATCCGCCGCGTCGGCCTTGTGATCAGGGTCCGCTGGACCCTGATCGGCGTACTCGCGATCTTCTCGTTGCTCGCCGCCTCGGCGTACATGACGCTCATGGACGTCAGCGAACTAGCGAGTCTCATGGCCATTCCGGCGCTCAGCTTGGGCTTCGTCGTCGTCTATAACGCCTTCTACGCAGCGAACTACCGCCGGCTTGGCAACATCGCGGTATGGAACAACCTGCAGCTGGCCCTCGATGCGGTGGTCGTCACCGTCCTCGTCTACTTCAGCGGAGGCGTGAACTCCTGGTTCTGGTCGATGTATGCGCTGTTCATCCTTGAAGCGGCGTTCATCCTGCCGCGAAGCAGGTCGGCGTGGCTGCACGCCGCCTTCAGTCTCGCGTTGCTCACCGTGGTCGAGTGGGGGGAGTTCTTCGGACTCTGGCCCCACGTGGCCATTCCCTTCGCCAACGCCGAGGTCCACACCGATTTCGTGTTCGTCTCAGTGCGTTATCTGTGGCAGGTCGCCGTGCTTCTGGGGACCGCCTCGGTGGCGACTCAGCTTGTCGGTGAGTTCCGGCGGGAACTGGCAAGCCGCCGCTCCCAGGCGCTGATGGATGAGATGACCGGCTTGTACTCGCGTTCGTATTATCTGCGCTCCCTCGCCTCCGAGATCAGGCGCGCCGAGCGCGACGGCAGAGAGTTGCACGTGCTCTTGGTCGACATCTACCGCTTCGGCGAGTTCAACACGCGTTTCGGATACGAGCGGGGCGACGAGATGCTCGTTGCCGTCGCTGGGGCGACCTCAGCCGCGCTGATACCGACCGGCGATGCGATCGCCACCA
Proteins encoded in this region:
- the ccsA gene encoding cytochrome c biogenesis protein CcsA; translated protein: MPASPEQTYAELQSLTQTLALIGTPYQALLVAAALLLGLAAVLPAARRWRGWVLGGMTGLLLMGEAVLAWFHFELWQLSAVVDPATGVIAGRVAVPLWVESEKLFVWALAVAVLGSVMRRHREELLPGAMLITAVLAAGAALVGQPFTDPVPGFIGQFTGYLQATSMGGVPAQQAFEGMYNAMQYYYNAWYMWVHPPLLFLSYGAFALSFLATLLMISHRHSAYETTSYRWARFGYLPLTFGMLIGFPWAILAWSGDSWWWSGKVNMSLMMWLLYTAYLHARLYLRRQGMWKTVAGLSLLSFAILVLTYVTTYVVPGAHSYALAAPTQFAALVLEAVRGL
- a CDS encoding GGDEF domain-containing protein, which produces MWFSRLRKRVERALIVSWREQPSRHDIEALQANIRRVGLVIRVRWTLIGVLAIFSLLAASAYMTLMDVSELASLMAIPALSLGFVVVYNAFYAANYRRLGNIAVWNNLQLALDAVVVTVLVYFSGGVNSWFWSMYALFILEAAFILPRSRSAWLHAAFSLALLTVVEWGEFFGLWPHVAIPFANAEVHTDFVFVSVRYLWQVAVLLGTASVATQLVGEFRRELASRRSQALMDEMTGLYSRSYYLRSLASEIRRAERDGRELHVLLVDIYRFGEFNTRFGYERGDEMLVAVAGATSAALIPTGDAIATTNLVSRFGGEEFAVLYAEDERLDAAPLTADALGMGEHICETVARVLVQDVGVVVSVGVASYPLDGRTADELLDAADVALGCAAREGGNRAVAAADCVPDDSEDV